One region of Sphingomonas kaistensis genomic DNA includes:
- a CDS encoding dicarboxylate/amino acid:cation symporter, whose amino-acid sequence MHGRRSLTSFSAPARRRPVIVTIAEPSPAVPEHRPFYRHLYVQVLVAIALGVVVGHFWPDAGQSLKPLGDGFIKLVKMIIAPVIFFTLVTGIAGMKEMAAVGRVAGKAFAYFLFFSTLALIIGLIVANVVQPGAGMNIHPASLDQGAIATYTEKAQESSITAFLLEIIPTTMVSALTEGSILQTLFVAILFGIALALVGEPARPVHDMLERLSLVVFRLVGILMRAAPIGAFGAIAFTIGAYGIQTLANLGMLLATFYLTSFLFVAVVLGLVARFTGFSLFALLRYLKAELLLVLGTSSSEAALPALIDKMERAGCSRSVVGLVVPTGYSFNLDGTNIYMTLAALFIAQATNVDLSLGDQIALLLVAMISSKGAAGVTGAGFITLAATLSIVPSVPVAGMALILGIDRFMSECRSLTNFIGNAVATIVVAKWDGALDREQLQAALAGKGTRPPAGKSEAQQEIEGELQALGAAPQD is encoded by the coding sequence ATGCACGGGCGGCGGTCGCTGACAAGTTTTTCAGCGCCTGCCCGGAGGAGACCTGTCATCGTCACCATCGCGGAGCCGTCGCCGGCCGTGCCGGAACACCGGCCATTCTATCGGCACCTTTACGTCCAGGTCCTGGTCGCGATCGCGCTTGGCGTTGTCGTGGGTCACTTCTGGCCGGACGCCGGACAGTCGCTCAAGCCGCTCGGTGACGGCTTCATCAAGCTGGTGAAGATGATCATCGCGCCGGTGATCTTCTTCACCCTCGTGACCGGCATCGCCGGCATGAAGGAGATGGCAGCGGTCGGCCGGGTCGCAGGCAAGGCCTTCGCCTATTTCCTGTTCTTCTCGACCCTTGCCCTGATCATCGGATTGATCGTCGCCAATGTCGTGCAGCCGGGCGCGGGGATGAACATCCATCCGGCCAGCCTCGATCAGGGCGCCATCGCCACCTACACCGAGAAAGCGCAGGAAAGCAGCATCACCGCCTTCCTGCTGGAAATCATCCCGACCACCATGGTCTCGGCCCTGACCGAAGGGTCGATCCTGCAGACGCTGTTTGTCGCGATCCTGTTCGGGATCGCTCTGGCGCTGGTCGGCGAGCCGGCTCGTCCGGTCCACGACATGCTCGAGCGGCTGAGCCTGGTCGTGTTCCGCCTGGTCGGCATCCTGATGCGCGCCGCGCCGATCGGTGCGTTCGGAGCGATCGCGTTCACCATCGGCGCCTACGGCATCCAGACCCTCGCCAACCTCGGCATGCTGCTCGCGACCTTCTACCTGACCTCCTTCCTGTTCGTTGCCGTCGTGCTTGGGCTGGTCGCGCGCTTCACCGGCTTCTCGCTGTTCGCGCTGCTGCGCTATCTCAAGGCCGAACTGCTGCTTGTGCTGGGCACCAGCTCTTCGGAAGCCGCGCTTCCCGCGCTGATCGACAAGATGGAACGCGCCGGCTGTTCGCGCAGCGTTGTCGGTCTTGTCGTGCCCACCGGCTATTCGTTCAACCTCGACGGGACCAACATCTACATGACGCTGGCGGCGCTGTTCATCGCGCAGGCGACCAACGTCGACCTGTCGCTGGGCGACCAGATCGCGCTGCTGCTGGTCGCCATGATCAGCTCCAAGGGCGCGGCGGGGGTCACCGGCGCGGGCTTCATCACGCTTGCCGCGACCCTGTCGATCGTGCCGTCGGTGCCAGTCGCCGGAATGGCGCTGATCCTCGGCATCGACCGCTTCATGAGCGAGTGCCGGAGCCTGACCAATTTTATCGGCAATGCCGTCGCCACCATCGTCGTCGCCAAGTGGGACGGAGCGCTCGACCGCGAGCAGCTGCAGGCGGCGCTGGCGGGGAAGGGCACCCGCCCGCCGGCCGGCAAGTCCGAAGCGCAACAGGAAATCGAAGGCGAGCTCCAGGCACTTGGTGCGGCGCCGCAAGACTGA
- a CDS encoding CheR family methyltransferase, producing MNEAPAEPVEDIEIQLLLEALYQRYHFDFRHYAKSSIKRRLRQAREQLGFATFSAMQEKVLHSEAMVGPLLDYLTVQVSEMFRDPGYFKAMRERVVPHLRTYPSLKIWIAGCSHGEEVYSFAIMLLEEGLLDRTMIYATDINPGALEVARSGVYPLDRIAAFTRNHQQAGGKTSLADYYTTAYGRAVFDKKLRAQVVFSDHSLVTDEVFTECQLVSCRNVMIYFDRTLQDRAVGLFRDSLTRRGFLGLGSKETLRFSEHAAAFTDFVREEKIYQRGEA from the coding sequence GTGAACGAGGCACCCGCCGAACCGGTCGAGGACATCGAGATCCAGCTCCTGCTGGAAGCGCTCTACCAGCGTTATCATTTCGACTTCCGCCACTATGCCAAATCGTCGATCAAGCGCCGCCTGCGGCAGGCCCGCGAACAACTTGGCTTCGCGACCTTCTCGGCAATGCAGGAAAAGGTGCTTCACAGCGAGGCGATGGTCGGGCCGCTGCTCGATTACCTGACCGTGCAGGTCAGCGAGATGTTTCGCGATCCCGGCTACTTCAAGGCGATGCGCGAACGGGTCGTTCCCCATCTTCGCACCTACCCCTCGCTCAAGATCTGGATCGCGGGCTGCAGCCATGGGGAGGAAGTTTACTCCTTTGCCATCATGCTGCTCGAGGAAGGCCTCCTCGACCGCACCATGATCTATGCCACCGACATCAATCCGGGCGCGCTCGAAGTGGCGCGGAGCGGGGTGTATCCGCTGGACCGGATCGCCGCGTTCACCCGCAACCACCAGCAGGCCGGCGGCAAGACCTCGCTCGCCGATTATTACACCACCGCCTACGGCCGGGCGGTGTTCGACAAGAAGCTGCGCGCGCAGGTGGTCTTCTCCGACCATAGCCTCGTCACCGACGAAGTTTTCACCGAGTGCCAGCTGGTGTCGTGCCGCAACGTCATGATCTATTTCGACCGCACCCTTCAGGACCGCGCGGTTGGGCTGTTCCGGGATTCGCTGACGCGCCGCGGATTCCTCGGGCTCGGTTCCAAGGAAACGCTGCGCTTCTCCGAGCATGCAGCTGCCTTCACCGACTTCGTGCGCGAGGAGAAGATCTACCAGCGGGGCGAGGCATGA
- a CDS encoding DUF4886 domain-containing protein, translated as MKVAAAALAMLLIAAPVAAAAQTAGAAPSRTILFIGNSFTQGAHSAVRNWRSSTVTDLNRAGYGGVPALFKAFTEQVGLNYTVSLETQGGKSLGFHYDERRGLFDKPWDVVVLQEFSTLNRERPGDPSATVTDTRRLASLLQRRNPKVQIDLMATWSRADLTYRQKSRWSGTDIAKMGNDLLAASEEVCRQVPAVRQVLPVGTAWNRAFTSGVADPNPYDGIAFGTLGLWAYDHYHGSVAGYYLEALVVFGAITGVDPVTLGKDERAADELGLSDRQAVALQTVARDELASRRGGKCMISVR; from the coding sequence ATGAAGGTCGCGGCTGCCGCCCTGGCGATGCTATTGATTGCCGCTCCAGTCGCAGCCGCGGCGCAAACAGCAGGAGCGGCGCCATCGCGCACCATCCTGTTCATCGGCAACAGCTTCACACAGGGTGCCCATTCGGCGGTCCGCAACTGGCGATCGTCGACCGTCACCGATCTGAACCGTGCCGGCTATGGCGGCGTCCCGGCGCTGTTCAAGGCGTTCACCGAGCAGGTCGGGCTCAACTATACGGTGAGCCTCGAGACCCAGGGCGGCAAGTCGCTCGGCTTCCACTATGACGAGCGCCGCGGCCTGTTCGACAAGCCCTGGGACGTGGTCGTGCTGCAGGAATTCAGCACTCTGAACCGGGAACGGCCGGGTGATCCATCGGCCACCGTCACCGATACAAGGCGACTCGCCAGCCTGCTGCAGCGCCGCAATCCCAAGGTGCAGATCGACCTCATGGCAACGTGGAGCCGGGCCGACCTCACCTATCGGCAAAAGTCGCGATGGTCGGGCACGGACATCGCCAAGATGGGCAACGACCTCCTGGCGGCAAGCGAAGAAGTGTGCCGGCAGGTCCCGGCCGTCCGGCAGGTCCTGCCCGTCGGCACCGCCTGGAACCGCGCTTTCACAAGCGGGGTCGCGGACCCCAATCCTTATGACGGGATCGCCTTCGGCACACTCGGGCTATGGGCCTACGACCATTATCACGGCAGCGTGGCGGGCTATTATCTCGAAGCGCTGGTCGTGTTCGGGGCGATCACCGGCGTCGATCCCGTGACCTTGGGCAAGGACGAGCGCGCCGCCGACGAACTCGGCCTGAGCGACCGCCAGGCCGTCGCGCTTCAGACTGTGGCGAGGGACGAACTCGCCAGCCGGCGCGGCGGAAAGTGCATGATCTCGGTGCGCTGA
- a CDS encoding sensor histidine kinase → MLKRSRRVVVVLAATLALVLALALVAADRWSRITARANAAIAAQSAARANQGLLVSELQKFRLLPLVLAEFPDVAAVLEATTPQAAARLNEQLELLAGRTDAAVIYLIGRDGVTRSASNWRLPTSFVGQNYGFRPYFRGAMRDGASELFALGTVSGRPGLYLARRVDRAGTPLGTIVVKVEFDRLEKTWGANGGIGLVTDPHGVILVTSRPEWRFQTTAPLSRQALADAVRTLQFGPSPPVEAPLSLAGAEASVGNGRQREPYYAATLPAPIDGGRLTAMVALQPFLEESRRVALLWVLALLLVAGAICAILLRQWDRQRLLLQSRAALSQEVERQTAELRDTNARLRVESQEREEATNKYVAAREDLARANRLGTLGQITAGVAHEINQPVAAIRTFAENSTKFITRGRPEDAQVNLGRIIDLTDRIASITSELRSFTRRKTPVPVQATLGSIVDGALLLLGAKASSQIEIAVGEDDRRRVLVGDRVRLEQVLINLLRNALDAVLKRSGAIRLSARTEGDRMLISIADRGPGIDPAIRERLFTPFESAKSGGLGLGLAIARDIAREFDGDLWLEAGDGPGATFVVALRIAR, encoded by the coding sequence ATGCTGAAACGCTCGCGGCGAGTCGTGGTGGTGCTTGCGGCGACGCTCGCCCTGGTGCTCGCCCTGGCCCTCGTCGCGGCGGACCGGTGGAGCCGGATCACCGCCCGCGCGAACGCCGCGATCGCGGCCCAGAGCGCCGCCCGGGCAAACCAGGGCCTTCTCGTCAGCGAGCTCCAGAAGTTTCGACTCCTGCCCCTCGTGCTGGCCGAATTCCCCGACGTCGCCGCCGTGCTGGAAGCGACGACGCCGCAGGCCGCCGCCCGTCTCAACGAGCAGCTCGAACTGCTGGCCGGGCGGACCGATGCCGCGGTGATCTATCTGATCGGCCGCGATGGGGTGACCCGTTCGGCAAGCAACTGGCGGCTCCCGACCAGTTTTGTCGGGCAGAATTACGGCTTCCGCCCCTATTTCCGAGGGGCGATGCGCGATGGCGCCTCCGAACTGTTTGCGCTGGGCACGGTCAGCGGCCGCCCGGGCCTGTATCTCGCCCGGCGGGTCGACCGGGCGGGAACGCCGCTCGGCACCATCGTCGTCAAGGTCGAATTCGACCGGTTGGAGAAGACCTGGGGCGCCAACGGCGGCATCGGGCTGGTGACCGATCCGCACGGCGTCATCCTCGTCACCAGCCGGCCCGAGTGGCGGTTCCAGACCACCGCGCCACTGTCCCGCCAGGCGCTCGCGGATGCCGTTCGCACCCTGCAGTTCGGGCCTTCCCCTCCCGTCGAGGCGCCGCTGAGCCTGGCCGGAGCCGAGGCCAGTGTCGGCAATGGCCGGCAACGCGAACCCTATTACGCGGCCACCCTGCCCGCCCCCATCGATGGCGGGCGGTTGACGGCGATGGTGGCCTTGCAGCCCTTCCTCGAGGAGTCGCGCCGGGTCGCGCTGCTGTGGGTGCTCGCCCTCCTGCTGGTGGCAGGCGCCATCTGCGCCATCCTGCTCCGGCAATGGGACCGCCAGCGCCTGCTGCTGCAGTCGCGGGCCGCGCTGTCCCAGGAGGTCGAGCGGCAGACCGCGGAATTGCGCGACACCAATGCCCGCCTGCGGGTCGAATCGCAGGAGCGGGAAGAGGCGACCAACAAATATGTCGCGGCGCGGGAGGATCTGGCGCGCGCCAATCGTCTCGGCACGCTGGGGCAGATCACCGCCGGCGTCGCCCACGAGATCAACCAGCCGGTCGCCGCCATCAGGACCTTTGCCGAAAATTCCACCAAGTTCATCACGCGCGGACGGCCGGAGGATGCCCAGGTCAATCTCGGGCGGATCATCGACCTGACCGATCGGATTGCCTCGATCACGTCCGAACTGCGCAGTTTTACCCGGCGCAAGACGCCGGTACCGGTCCAGGCCACGCTTGGCTCGATCGTCGACGGCGCGCTGCTCCTGCTCGGGGCGAAGGCGTCGTCGCAGATCGAGATCGCGGTTGGCGAGGACGATCGCCGGCGTGTCCTGGTCGGCGACCGCGTGCGCCTCGAACAGGTGCTCATCAATCTGCTGCGCAATGCGCTCGATGCCGTGCTCAAGCGCTCGGGCGCCATCCGGTTGAGCGCACGCACCGAAGGAGACCGGATGCTGATCAGCATTGCCGACCGTGGCCCGGGCATCGACCCCGCCATTCGCGAACGCCTGTTCACGCCCTTTGAGTCCGCCAAGAGCGGTGGCCTTGGCCTCGGGCTTGCCATCGCGCGCGACATCGCGCGGGAGTTCGACGGCGACCTCTGGCTCGAGGCCGGTGACGGGCCGGGCGCCACGTTCGTCGTCGCATTGAGGATCGCCCGATGA
- a CDS encoding TonB-dependent receptor domain-containing protein, translated as MSYKTLLLATVFGAATSPLAAQTAPAAAPVAPAPQPVPAPGEAEPSAVSPTGQVDETAPPAEGEAPANDIVVVGSRIVGARVTEALPVIVVSEDKLDAIGAVSGDELIRSIPQMGDVTFNPGNNAQTSNAARGDVGSVNLRSLGVGNTLVLLNGRRVVTHPASQGLSDTGTVPVLSYNSNAIPTLGLSRLEVLLDGAAALYGSDAVAGVVNTVLKTNYDGLRLEAQYGGAEGTHLRELQVGGVFGRNFARGNITASIEYTEREALRASDQEFTASADLRPLFANDPDFGGLTGPDTRATRGAYPALQVPVTQGRPRRGSTNLTSAAGSFTVRPVRFGGCTYALTTDLCLVNTALATGGAFRDIRYDTAVGTTVYPAVKRINAFAAGHYDLTDGLTLFSELGYYHSDTDRIQPPVINLNRITIPASNYYNPFGPTTINGQPNPNRIPGLTGVPAEGLPVTLTNYRFVDTGPQRVEVTGEQRRALIGLKGEALGFKWDSALVYSDAKATDSSFAVRSSALQRSLALSTPDAYNPFNGGCSDTPSFGDCTPSSQAAIDAIGFQLVRRSKTTLAMGDFRASRSRLFTLPGGDVGLALGLEFRRETQRDDRDSAVDGSSPFVDLVTGEITISDAAAVSDNPDTYGKRSVAAGYAELAVPLVAEGMGIPLVRRLDLQLAGRFEHYSDFGSVARPKVAAAWDLVDGVRLRGSFSKGFRAPNLEQVNAVEYARLSTTQDFIRCEADLRAGRITSFGGCGNNVGYSRRVSGNPDLQPEKSTNFNLGTVLEPKFLPRELGKVTFTADYWSIKQKGIVGILGNDTAIALDYLLRLQGSSNPNVVRAAANADDIAAFAGTGITPVGQITAVRDQFINLLPQTVRGLDFGAYWTSPRTSYGRFDLSLNATRLIEFSRPPGEAVDALVAARQQGLINAATPLPETEDLIEANGRPKWRATGSLTWTMGRFRIGSFLRYTGAVDETGFVDANGNPYRVKSQLTANLYVETRLLLRKEGADVRWRIGARNITDEKPPLTSEGYLGSLYVPYGRYLYTSLTTEF; from the coding sequence ATGTCCTACAAAACCTTGCTGCTGGCTACCGTCTTCGGGGCGGCGACCAGCCCTCTGGCGGCACAGACCGCCCCGGCCGCCGCGCCGGTCGCTCCGGCTCCGCAGCCCGTACCCGCACCGGGCGAGGCCGAGCCTTCGGCGGTCAGCCCCACGGGCCAGGTCGACGAAACCGCTCCGCCCGCCGAAGGCGAAGCACCGGCCAACGACATCGTGGTCGTCGGCAGCCGGATCGTCGGGGCGCGGGTCACCGAGGCGCTGCCGGTGATCGTGGTCAGCGAGGACAAGCTCGACGCGATCGGTGCGGTCAGCGGCGACGAACTGATCCGCTCCATCCCGCAGATGGGCGACGTCACCTTCAATCCCGGCAACAATGCGCAGACCAGCAACGCGGCCCGCGGCGACGTCGGCTCGGTCAACCTGCGCTCGCTCGGGGTCGGCAACACCCTGGTCCTGCTCAACGGGCGAAGGGTGGTGACCCACCCGGCGAGCCAGGGCCTGTCCGACACCGGTACGGTGCCGGTGCTGAGCTACAACAGCAACGCCATCCCGACGCTTGGGCTGAGCCGCCTCGAGGTTCTGCTGGACGGCGCCGCGGCGCTGTACGGGTCGGACGCCGTCGCGGGCGTCGTCAATACCGTGCTCAAGACCAATTACGACGGCCTTCGCCTCGAAGCCCAATATGGCGGCGCGGAAGGTACGCACCTGCGCGAGCTACAGGTCGGTGGCGTGTTCGGCCGCAACTTCGCGCGGGGCAACATCACCGCGTCGATCGAATATACCGAGCGCGAGGCGCTGCGCGCGTCCGACCAGGAATTCACCGCCTCGGCCGACCTTCGCCCTCTATTCGCCAACGATCCCGACTTCGGCGGCCTGACCGGTCCCGACACCCGCGCGACCCGCGGCGCCTATCCGGCCCTGCAGGTTCCCGTCACGCAAGGCCGTCCGCGCCGCGGCAGCACCAACCTTACCTCGGCCGCGGGATCCTTCACGGTGCGTCCGGTCCGTTTCGGAGGCTGCACCTACGCGCTGACCACCGACCTCTGCCTCGTCAACACCGCGCTCGCGACCGGCGGCGCCTTCCGCGACATCCGCTACGACACGGCGGTCGGGACCACGGTCTACCCGGCGGTGAAGCGGATCAACGCCTTCGCCGCCGGTCACTATGACCTGACCGACGGGCTCACCCTGTTCAGCGAGCTTGGCTATTATCATTCGGACACCGACCGCATCCAACCGCCGGTGATCAACCTCAACCGGATCACCATCCCGGCGAGCAATTACTACAACCCGTTCGGCCCGACGACGATCAACGGCCAGCCCAACCCGAACCGCATTCCCGGCCTGACCGGCGTCCCCGCCGAGGGCCTCCCGGTGACGCTCACCAACTACCGCTTCGTCGACACCGGCCCCCAGCGTGTCGAGGTCACCGGTGAGCAGCGCCGCGCGCTGATCGGCCTCAAGGGCGAAGCTCTTGGCTTCAAGTGGGACAGCGCGCTGGTCTATTCGGACGCCAAGGCGACCGACTCCTCCTTCGCGGTGCGCAGTTCGGCGCTTCAGCGCAGCCTCGCGCTCAGCACGCCCGACGCCTACAATCCGTTCAACGGCGGCTGCAGCGATACGCCCAGCTTCGGCGACTGCACGCCGAGCAGCCAGGCGGCGATCGATGCGATCGGTTTCCAGCTCGTCCGGCGCTCCAAGACCACGCTCGCGATGGGCGATTTCCGCGCCTCTCGCTCGCGCCTGTTCACGCTTCCGGGCGGCGACGTCGGACTTGCGCTAGGGCTTGAGTTTCGCCGCGAAACCCAGCGCGACGATCGCGATTCGGCAGTCGACGGATCGTCGCCCTTCGTCGACCTCGTGACCGGCGAAATCACGATCAGCGATGCGGCGGCGGTCAGCGATAATCCCGACACCTATGGCAAGCGGAGCGTCGCGGCGGGCTATGCCGAGCTTGCCGTGCCGCTGGTCGCGGAAGGCATGGGCATTCCCCTCGTCCGCCGCCTCGACCTCCAGCTTGCCGGACGGTTCGAACATTACAGCGACTTCGGCAGCGTCGCCCGTCCCAAGGTCGCAGCGGCGTGGGACCTGGTCGACGGCGTGCGCCTGCGCGGCTCCTTCTCCAAGGGCTTCCGGGCGCCCAATCTCGAGCAAGTCAACGCGGTCGAATATGCGCGCCTGTCGACCACCCAGGATTTCATCCGCTGCGAAGCCGATCTTCGCGCCGGGCGGATCACCAGCTTCGGTGGCTGCGGCAACAATGTCGGCTACTCGCGCCGGGTGTCGGGCAATCCCGATCTCCAGCCCGAAAAGAGCACCAACTTCAACCTCGGCACCGTGCTGGAGCCCAAGTTCCTGCCGCGCGAATTGGGCAAGGTGACCTTCACCGCCGACTATTGGTCGATCAAGCAGAAGGGCATCGTCGGGATCCTCGGCAACGACACCGCCATCGCCCTCGACTATCTCCTTCGGCTGCAGGGATCGTCCAATCCCAACGTCGTTCGCGCCGCAGCCAATGCCGACGACATCGCTGCCTTCGCCGGCACCGGGATCACGCCGGTGGGCCAGATCACGGCGGTCAGGGATCAGTTCATCAATCTTCTTCCGCAGACCGTTCGCGGCCTCGATTTCGGCGCCTACTGGACCTCGCCGCGCACCAGCTACGGCCGGTTCGACCTGTCGCTGAACGCCACCCGGCTGATCGAATTCTCGCGGCCCCCGGGCGAGGCGGTCGATGCCCTCGTCGCGGCCCGCCAGCAGGGCCTGATCAATGCTGCCACGCCGCTGCCCGAAACCGAGGATCTGATCGAGGCCAACGGCCGTCCCAAGTGGCGCGCGACCGGTTCGCTGACATGGACGATGGGGCGGTTCCGGATCGGCTCCTTCCTTCGCTACACCGGCGCCGTCGATGAAACCGGCTTTGTCGATGCCAACGGCAATCCGTATCGCGTGAAGTCGCAGCTGACCGCTAACCTGTACGTCGAAACCCGCCTGCTCCTGCGCAAGGAAGGGGCCGATGTCCGGTGGCGGATCGGCGCGCGCAATATCACCGACGAGAAGCCGCCGCTGACGTCCGAAGGCTATCTGGGGTCGCTTTACGTTCCCTATGGGCGCTACCTCTACACCTCGCTCACGACGGAGTTCTGA
- a CDS encoding chemotaxis protein CheB — translation MSAEPVAAVVIGASAGAVQALSEILPRLPADYPLPVLVVVHVPSAPSGLTTLFSTKCAMAVVEPDDKEMLAPGTIYFAPPGYHLLVEPGGSVALSADEPVLYSRPSIDVLFESAADSFGPALLGIVLTGANEDGARGAAQIVAQGGSVLVEDPATAYAATMPAAALAHCPAARALSLDAICEALISVAAQ, via the coding sequence ATGAGCGCCGAGCCGGTCGCGGCAGTGGTCATCGGTGCATCCGCCGGCGCGGTGCAGGCCCTGTCGGAAATCCTGCCGCGACTGCCGGCCGATTACCCGCTTCCCGTTCTGGTCGTGGTGCACGTGCCGTCCGCGCCGTCGGGCCTGACGACATTGTTCTCGACCAAGTGCGCGATGGCGGTGGTCGAACCCGACGACAAGGAGATGCTTGCCCCCGGCACCATCTACTTTGCGCCGCCCGGTTATCACCTGCTGGTGGAGCCGGGCGGAAGCGTCGCGCTGTCGGCGGACGAGCCGGTGCTCTATTCCCGCCCGTCGATCGACGTGCTGTTCGAAAGCGCGGCAGACAGCTTCGGCCCTGCCCTGCTCGGCATCGTCCTGACCGGCGCCAACGAGGACGGAGCGCGCGGCGCTGCACAGATTGTGGCGCAGGGGGGAAGCGTGCTGGTCGAGGACCCCGCGACCGCCTATGCGGCGACCATGCCGGCAGCCGCCCTCGCCCATTGTCCCGCCGCGAGGGCCCTGTCGCTTGACGCCATTTGCGAAGCGTTAATCAGCGTGGCCGCCCAATGA
- a CDS encoding response regulator, with protein sequence MTGPVAPVPLLIVDDLEENLLSLAALLKSDDLTLLHARSGEEALELLLKHDVALALLDVQMPGMDGFELAEFMRGSERSRRVPIIFVTAGSGDTQRRFRGYEAGAVDFIQKPIEADILRSKVGVFVDLHKQRIALSQSADQLEGQVRERTAELHRALQRLQEEVAERERAEASLRQSQKMEAIGQLTGGIAHDFNNMLTGIIGSLDMMRRRIADNRFDGLERYLETALGSAERAAALTHRLLAFARRQPLEPRALDVAAVIQSVAQLVTHALPESVTLRLAIADDLPHALADSNQLENAVLNLAVNARDAMPDGGELVISASLADPARVAAIDGAGEYLLISVADTGGGMPPEIVERVFEPFFTTKPLGQGTGLGLSMVYGFAQQSGGTVRIDSRPGSGTAIDLYLPTTRTAPVADDQVSAPAHKGAGQRVLLVEDEDAVRMLVREVLEELGYEAIEIADPAEALPVLASGQPIDLMISDVGMPGINGRELADTARRHRPDLPILFITGYDRDAATQTDFLAPGMSLITKPFSLDGLAASIGELIGANRP encoded by the coding sequence ATGACCGGTCCCGTTGCGCCCGTCCCACTCCTGATCGTCGACGACCTCGAAGAGAATCTGCTGTCGCTGGCGGCGCTGCTCAAGTCCGATGACCTCACCCTGCTGCACGCGCGGTCGGGCGAGGAAGCGCTCGAACTCCTCCTCAAGCACGACGTCGCGCTGGCGCTGCTCGACGTCCAGATGCCGGGGATGGACGGGTTCGAACTCGCCGAGTTCATGCGCGGCAGCGAACGCTCACGCCGGGTGCCGATCATCTTCGTCACTGCCGGCAGCGGCGACACCCAGCGCCGCTTTCGTGGCTATGAAGCGGGCGCGGTCGACTTCATCCAGAAGCCGATCGAAGCCGACATCCTGCGCAGCAAGGTTGGCGTGTTCGTCGATCTGCACAAGCAGCGGATCGCCCTTTCCCAGTCCGCCGACCAGCTCGAAGGGCAGGTCCGCGAGCGTACCGCCGAACTGCACCGGGCCTTGCAACGTCTGCAGGAGGAAGTGGCCGAACGCGAACGGGCCGAGGCGTCGCTGCGCCAAAGCCAGAAGATGGAAGCGATCGGCCAGCTGACGGGCGGCATCGCGCACGACTTCAACAACATGCTGACCGGGATCATCGGCTCGCTCGACATGATGCGCCGCCGGATCGCCGACAATCGCTTCGACGGTCTCGAACGTTACCTCGAGACGGCCCTGGGATCGGCGGAGCGCGCTGCCGCCCTCACCCACCGGTTGCTCGCCTTTGCCCGCCGGCAACCGCTTGAACCGCGTGCGCTCGACGTCGCCGCCGTGATCCAGTCGGTGGCGCAGCTGGTCACCCATGCCTTGCCGGAAAGCGTGACGCTGCGGCTCGCCATCGCCGACGATCTTCCCCACGCGCTGGCCGATTCCAACCAGCTTGAGAACGCCGTTCTCAACCTCGCGGTCAATGCCCGCGATGCGATGCCCGATGGCGGCGAGCTGGTGATCTCGGCCAGCCTCGCCGATCCGGCCAGGGTCGCAGCCATCGACGGTGCGGGCGAATATCTGCTCATTTCGGTTGCTGACACCGGCGGTGGAATGCCGCCCGAGATTGTCGAGCGGGTGTTCGAGCCCTTCTTCACGACCAAGCCATTGGGACAGGGAACCGGGCTGGGCCTGTCGATGGTCTATGGTTTCGCGCAGCAGAGCGGCGGCACCGTCCGGATCGACAGCCGCCCGGGAAGCGGGACCGCCATTGATCTCTACCTCCCGACGACGCGGACCGCGCCGGTCGCCGACGACCAAGTGTCGGCCCCGGCGCACAAGGGCGCGGGCCAGCGCGTGCTGCTGGTCGAGGACGAGGATGCGGTGCGCATGCTGGTCCGCGAGGTTCTCGAAGAACTTGGCTACGAGGCGATCGAGATCGCCGATCCGGCCGAAGCGCTCCCGGTGCTGGCCTCTGGACAGCCGATCGACCTGATGATCTCCGACGTCGGCATGCCCGGCATCAACGGGCGCGAGCTGGCCGACACCGCGCGGCGGCATCGCCCGGACCTGCCGATCCTGTTCATCACCGGCTACGACCGGGACGCTGCAACGCAGACCGATTTCCTCGCGCCGGGCATGTCGCTGATCACCAAGCCGTTCTCACTCGACGGGCTGGCCGCAAGCATTGGCGAACTGATCGGCGCGAACAGGCCCTAG